Proteins from one Triticum aestivum cultivar Chinese Spring chromosome 7A, IWGSC CS RefSeq v2.1, whole genome shotgun sequence genomic window:
- the LOC123149864 gene encoding histone H3.2 — MARTKQTARKSTGGKAPRKQLATKAARKSAPATGGVKKPHRFRPGTVALREIRKYQKSTELLIRKLPFQRLVREIAQDFKTDLRFQSSAVSALQEASEAYLVGLFEDTNLCAIHAKRVTIMPKDIQLARRIRGERA, encoded by the coding sequence ATGGCCCGCACGAAGCAGACGGCGCGCAAGTCGACGGGCGGCAAGGCGCCGCGGAAGCAGCTGGCCACCAAGGCGGCGCGCAAGTCGGCGCCGGCCACTGGCGGCGTGAAGAAGCCGCACCGGTTCCGCCCGGGCACCGTCGCGCTGCGCGAGATCCGCAAGTACCAGAAGAGCACGGAGCTGCTCATCCGCAAGCTCCCCTTCCAGCGCCTGGTGCGGGAGATCGCGCAGGACTTCAAGACGGACCTCCGGTTCCAGAGCTCCGCCGTGTCGGCGCTCCAGGAGGCCTCCGAGGCGTACCTGGTGGGCCTGTTCGAGGACACCAACCTCTGCGCCATCCACGCCAAGCGCGTCACcatcatgcccaaggacatccaGCTCGCCCGCCGCATCCGTGGGGAGCGCGCCTAG
- the LOC123150944 gene encoding chloroplast envelope quinone oxidoreductase homolog — protein sequence MTTPTTTPAKMRAVLYDACGGGAASLKHVEVPVPSAKKNEVLLKLQAATVNPLLPPNEKLAEREKKEPCISTAPFPAVTDVAGVIVDVGPGVNGLTAGDQVVAKLNSLNGGGLAEYAVAPANLTVKRPAKVSAAEGAGLPIAAGTALQALRSIGAKFDGTGKPLNVLITAASGGVGLYAVQLAKLANLHVTATCGARNMDLVKSLGADEVMDYRTPEGATLQSPSGRKYDGVVHCTVGVSWSSFQLLLSDAGRVIDVTPNLSAILTYVLHRVTFSKKRLVPQLLLSLNKADLEFLVGLLEEGKLKTVIDSRFPLSDAGKARQSSIDGHATGKIVVEMES from the exons ATGACCACCCCAACGACGACGCCGGCGAAGATGCGGGCCGTGCTTTATGACGCCTGCGGCGGAGGCGCCGCCAGCCTCAAG CATGTAGAAGTCCCCGTCCCTTCAGCAAAGAAGAATGAGGTCCTGTTGAAACTACAAGCTGCAACCGTGAATCCTCTGCTGCCTCCGAACGAAAAGCTAGCAGAGAGAGAAAAGAAGGAACC CTGCATCTCTACTGCTCCTTTTCCTGCAGTGACTGATGTCGCAGGAGTAATTGTTGATGTTGGTCCTGGAGTGAATGGTCTCACAGCGGGTGATCAAGTTGTCGCCAAGTTGAACTCTCTT AATGGAGGTGGACTTGCAGAGTACGCGGTAGCACCCGCAAACCTGACTGTCAAAAGGCCAGCTAAGGTTTCTGCAGCTGAGGGTGCTGGCCTTCCCATTGCTGCAGGCACTGCGCTCCAGGCACTGAGGTCCATTGGGGCCAAGTTTGACGGCACCGGCAAGCCTCTGAATGTGTTGATCACCGCTGCCTCCGGTGGTGTAGGCCTGTACGCGGTGCAGCTTGCGAAGCTGGCGAACCTTCATGTCACCGCCACCTGCGGCGCCCGCAACATGGATCTTGTGAAGAGCTTGGGCGCGGACGAGGTGATGGACTACAGGACCCCAGAGGGAGCGACCCTGCAGAGCCCCTCCGGCCGGAAGTACGACGGCGTGGTTCACTGCACCGTCGGTGTCAGCTGGTCGTCTTTCCAGCTGTTGCTGAGTGACGCCGGGAGAGTGATAGATGTCACCCCGAACTTGTCAGCCATCCTCACATATGTGCTGCACAGGGTGACATTCTCCAAGAAGCGCCTCGTGCCCCAGCTTCTCCTGTCCCTCAACAAGGCAGACCTGGAGTTCTTGGTCGGGTTGCTCGAGGAAGGCAAGCTGAAGACGGTGATCGACTCGAGGTTCCCGTTGAGTGACGCAGGCAAGGCGCGGCAGAGCAGTATCGATGGCCATGCCACTGGCAAGATTGTCGTTGAGATGGAGAGCTGA